A genome region from Fodinibius salicampi includes the following:
- the mprF gene encoding bifunctional lysylphosphatidylglycerol flippase/synthetase MprF, which yields MKKALKKLTPFISIIFFGFALWFLDQELQQYELAEITAQLSDIPNHYILISLLLSFLSYVILTGYDALGVRYIGEELEPGKIIRAGFVGYAFSHNIGLALITGGSIRYRIYSAWGFSGLQVTQIVGFSAFTLWIGFCAVGGLALLFATPVFPDDVIVPFISLQVLGAVLLMMVVGYIGASALIKKELSFRDWSFKFPSLTLSIKQVAIASVDWLMAAAVLYVLLPEVGVSFFSFVGIFLLAQIAGLFSQVPGGLGVFESVMLLYLSNFMVGPQILGILLVYRLIYYILPLLAAIVVLGYQEYQVNRQAVQKMGKKAADWVPGVVPQVMSFSVFLGGTILLFSGALPSDVPRMQWLQHIIPLPVIEMSHFFASLVGAALLVLAGALQRRVDAAYHMTVALLVFGILFSLLKGGDYEEASVLSVMLVSLISCRKEFYRKASLFSSQYSSRWLTMILIVFASVVWLGTFSYQHVEYQRDLWWEFSLMGDAPRYLRATVAALGFAVIIGLIKLLRPDSPDNFVAENDLDRAKSVIANSDNVISNLALLGDKELLFSASGNSFIMFRRESRSWIALGDPVGPSNEAEELIWEFQERCYDADVKPVFYQTGDEYLSYYMDLGLTFFKIGEEGRVNLEKFSESSVASDLVSNSKFLKERGYQWELIPPQDTVPYMSTLRRISESNLKDQNRKEPGFSLGTFNERYLHNFPIALIKRNEKIVAFSNILQSGNREELSTDLLRYRSKIPHSIIDFMILETIKWGAEEGYSYFNLGMAPLSGRDEDYFSSRWQKMADFIYRYGENFYGLQTVRAYKEQYHPDWEPKYLVCPAGLALPGILSNLKDIVSGGLKSLVSGKIESYPLKKKRKQEKDI from the coding sequence ATGAAGAAAGCCTTAAAAAAGCTAACTCCTTTTATAAGTATTATCTTTTTCGGCTTTGCATTGTGGTTTCTTGATCAGGAACTACAGCAATATGAACTGGCAGAAATTACGGCACAGCTCTCGGATATTCCGAATCACTATATTTTAATATCTTTGCTGCTTTCTTTTTTAAGCTATGTTATACTCACGGGCTACGATGCTCTGGGAGTTCGATATATTGGAGAAGAGCTGGAGCCGGGCAAGATTATCCGGGCGGGATTCGTGGGCTATGCATTTAGCCACAATATTGGGTTGGCACTTATTACCGGGGGATCCATCCGCTATCGCATCTATTCGGCTTGGGGGTTTTCGGGACTACAGGTGACGCAGATTGTGGGTTTTAGTGCGTTTACGCTGTGGATCGGTTTTTGTGCCGTAGGAGGGCTGGCACTGCTGTTTGCAACGCCCGTTTTCCCGGATGATGTGATTGTTCCGTTTATTTCTTTGCAGGTGTTGGGAGCTGTCTTATTAATGATGGTTGTGGGATATATCGGGGCCAGTGCCCTAATCAAAAAGGAGCTATCGTTCCGTGACTGGTCATTTAAATTCCCCTCCCTTACACTATCAATTAAGCAGGTGGCCATTGCCTCGGTGGATTGGCTTATGGCTGCGGCCGTACTGTATGTCTTGCTTCCCGAAGTTGGCGTCAGCTTTTTTAGTTTCGTTGGCATATTTCTGCTTGCACAAATAGCTGGATTATTCAGTCAGGTGCCAGGTGGATTAGGAGTCTTTGAATCAGTTATGCTGCTCTACTTATCTAACTTTATGGTCGGCCCCCAGATTCTAGGCATACTGCTCGTCTATCGATTGATATACTATATTCTTCCCCTGCTGGCCGCAATTGTTGTGCTGGGATATCAGGAATACCAGGTAAATCGGCAAGCGGTTCAAAAAATGGGCAAGAAAGCGGCCGACTGGGTACCGGGAGTGGTCCCGCAGGTGATGAGCTTTTCTGTATTTTTAGGCGGGACCATCCTCCTTTTTTCGGGGGCTTTGCCTTCTGATGTCCCGCGTATGCAGTGGTTGCAACATATTATTCCGTTACCGGTCATCGAAATGTCCCATTTCTTTGCAAGCCTGGTGGGAGCAGCCTTATTAGTGTTGGCAGGGGCACTCCAGCGGCGGGTGGATGCCGCGTATCATATGACGGTTGCGCTGCTTGTCTTTGGTATTCTCTTTTCCCTGCTGAAGGGAGGAGACTATGAAGAGGCTTCTGTATTATCGGTAATGTTGGTTTCACTTATTTCCTGTAGGAAAGAGTTCTACCGCAAAGCTTCTCTTTTTTCCAGTCAGTATTCCTCCCGATGGCTTACAATGATATTAATTGTATTTGCAAGTGTCGTGTGGTTGGGGACTTTTTCCTATCAGCATGTAGAATATCAAAGGGATTTATGGTGGGAATTTTCATTGATGGGAGATGCTCCCCGGTATTTACGTGCCACCGTCGCCGCTTTGGGATTTGCGGTAATTATCGGATTGATCAAGCTCTTGCGCCCTGATTCTCCTGATAATTTTGTAGCCGAGAATGATCTTGATCGGGCAAAAAGTGTAATTGCAAATTCTGATAATGTAATAAGTAATTTAGCTCTGCTAGGGGACAAAGAGTTGCTTTTTAGTGCATCAGGAAATTCTTTTATAATGTTTCGCAGGGAAAGTCGAAGCTGGATTGCCCTTGGTGATCCTGTGGGGCCTTCCAATGAGGCAGAAGAACTGATCTGGGAATTCCAGGAACGCTGTTATGATGCGGATGTAAAGCCGGTATTTTACCAGACTGGTGATGAGTACTTGTCTTATTATATGGATCTGGGACTTACCTTTTTTAAGATCGGGGAAGAAGGTAGAGTGAATCTTGAGAAGTTCAGTGAGTCAAGTGTAGCATCGGATCTTGTATCCAACAGCAAATTCCTGAAAGAAAGGGGATATCAGTGGGAGCTAATACCACCGCAGGATACAGTTCCCTACATGTCAACTTTGCGGAGGATATCAGAGTCTAATCTCAAGGATCAAAACCGGAAGGAGCCCGGATTTTCTTTGGGAACCTTTAATGAGAGATATCTCCATAATTTCCCTATTGCATTGATTAAGAGAAATGAAAAGATTGTGGCTTTTTCCAATATTTTGCAAAGTGGCAATCGGGAGGAGCTCTCTACTGATTTACTTCGATACCGGTCAAAGATACCACACAGCATTATTGATTTCATGATTTTGGAAACGATAAAATGGGGAGCCGAAGAAGGATACAGCTATTTTAATCTTGGTATGGCTCCTCTATCCGGCAGGGATGAGGATTATTTCTCCTCGCGCTGGCAAAAGATGGCGGATTTTATCTATCGTTACGGTGAAAACTTTTACGGACTACAAACAGTGCGTGCCTATAAGGAGCAATACCACCCTGATTGGGAGCCAAAATACCTGGTCTGTCCCGCGGGACTTGCCTTACCAGGCATTCTTTCCAACCTCAAAGACATTGTTTCCGGTGGCTTAAAGAGTCTTGTAAGCGGGAAAATTGAAAGCTACCCTCTTAAGAAGAAGAGGAAACAGGAGAAGGATATATAG
- a CDS encoding nicotinate phosphoribosyltransferase — translation MSLVQTKKQTSLLRHPAIYTDYYELTMAQGYYLAGRKDERACFDYFFRDNPFDGGYVVFAGLADLLELIDDFQFHEDEIQYLAEQGFRKEFLNYLRDFRLQVDIDAAKEGEIVFPSTPLLRVEGSIIETQILETLILNILNFESLIATKASRMKYAAGDKKVLDFGLRRAQGYGGIQASKAAIIGGVEATSNTYSSFVHDIPASGTMAHSWIQSFDDELTAFRKYAEFYPDDCILLVDTYSTLKSGVPNAIKVAKELEEKGHRLKGIRLDSGDLAYFARKSRQQLDEAGLDYVKIAVSNQLDEHLIKSLLTQNAPIDLFGVGTRLATGNDSPALDGVYKLASVNNEPKLKLSENVEKITLPGRKKVMRYSDSQGRFYGDGILLMENDPGNVIHHPHYPAKHVNISSYQAEPLLSTVVKNGKVQIDIPTPIESAQYAKQRLSKLNEEHKRFDNPHIYKVGISEKLMDLRDTLTQKLKEN, via the coding sequence ATGAGCCTTGTTCAAACCAAAAAGCAGACTTCTCTGCTACGTCATCCTGCTATTTATACGGATTATTATGAATTAACTATGGCCCAGGGCTATTATTTGGCCGGTCGTAAAGATGAGCGCGCCTGTTTTGACTACTTTTTCCGGGATAATCCCTTTGATGGGGGCTATGTAGTATTTGCCGGACTTGCGGATCTCCTTGAGTTAATTGATGACTTTCAATTTCATGAAGATGAGATTCAGTATCTTGCAGAACAAGGATTCCGGAAAGAATTCCTGAATTATCTTCGCGACTTCAGGCTCCAGGTAGACATTGACGCTGCTAAAGAGGGGGAGATTGTTTTTCCCAGCACTCCCCTATTACGCGTGGAAGGATCAATTATAGAGACGCAAATCCTGGAAACCCTGATCCTCAATATCCTCAACTTCGAATCCCTTATCGCAACGAAGGCTTCCCGGATGAAATATGCGGCCGGTGATAAAAAAGTACTGGACTTCGGACTTCGGCGTGCCCAGGGTTATGGTGGCATCCAGGCCAGTAAGGCAGCCATTATAGGAGGCGTCGAGGCTACTTCAAATACCTATTCTTCGTTTGTGCACGATATCCCTGCCAGCGGTACCATGGCCCATTCTTGGATACAATCTTTTGATGATGAACTTACCGCTTTTAGGAAATATGCCGAATTTTATCCCGACGACTGCATTTTACTGGTAGATACCTATAGTACTCTGAAGAGCGGCGTACCCAATGCTATTAAAGTAGCCAAAGAGCTGGAAGAAAAGGGACATCGTCTCAAAGGCATTCGTCTGGATAGCGGAGACTTAGCGTACTTTGCTCGCAAATCGCGCCAACAGCTCGATGAAGCAGGACTTGATTACGTTAAAATCGCCGTTTCCAATCAATTGGATGAGCATCTTATAAAAAGTTTATTAACACAAAACGCTCCTATTGATCTCTTTGGCGTGGGTACCCGCCTGGCAACCGGCAATGACAGTCCGGCCCTCGATGGTGTGTATAAGCTAGCCTCTGTAAACAATGAGCCAAAGCTTAAACTTTCGGAAAATGTTGAAAAAATTACTCTCCCCGGTCGTAAAAAAGTAATGCGCTACAGCGATAGCCAAGGTCGGTTCTATGGCGACGGTATTCTCCTAATGGAAAATGACCCCGGCAACGTCATTCATCATCCCCACTATCCCGCTAAACACGTAAATATTAGCTCCTACCAGGCCGAACCACTGTTATCAACAGTCGTAAAGAATGGAAAAGTTCAGATCGATATTCCCACTCCGATTGAAAGCGCCCAGTATGCCAAGCAGCGACTAAGTAAATTAAATGAAGAGCATAAACGTTTTGATAATCCTCACATTTACAAAGTGGGTATCAGCGAAAAGCTAATGGATTTACGCGATACACTCACTCAAAAGTTGAAGGAAAATTAA
- a CDS encoding NAD(P)/FAD-dependent oxidoreductase, translating into MHHQTDYCILGAGLAGLSLADAFQKADFESIVIEKNSIAAGASGTPGGLVNLATGRRATKAWKAEQCYEAIAQNLEKVQSRTHESFYQKNGLLRPALLEKMARKMKAQHEKTSWPEGWCQWKSKAEIQEIHPGIQCVDGGLWLPIGLTVDVGSYLQAYARYLSEKGIPIQTGIDAEIAQSEQGWNISFDNTTIQARNIVFAIGPATAQSKYWDWLPLNLIKGQVATFSTGEEPLNFSHSISSLGYIARMGTRNTFVQGSTYEHDFTHVNPDQEGEEYLRKRLRRTLPQLEEKVSTVDQWAGVRTSTPNYKPILGRHPRNSTMHVFTGLGSKGLLLSKFLADHYVDHLTNGTALYPEISIERVEE; encoded by the coding sequence ATGCACCATCAAACAGACTATTGTATTCTCGGGGCTGGACTGGCCGGACTTTCCCTGGCCGATGCCTTCCAAAAAGCCGATTTTGAATCCATTGTTATAGAGAAAAACAGCATTGCGGCCGGTGCCTCCGGCACTCCCGGTGGACTTGTTAACCTTGCTACCGGACGTCGCGCTACGAAGGCATGGAAAGCGGAACAGTGCTACGAAGCCATCGCCCAGAATCTTGAAAAGGTACAGAGCCGAACTCATGAGTCTTTTTACCAAAAAAACGGCCTGCTGCGTCCTGCACTGCTCGAAAAGATGGCTCGCAAGATGAAGGCCCAGCATGAAAAGACGAGCTGGCCCGAAGGCTGGTGCCAGTGGAAAAGCAAGGCTGAAATACAGGAGATCCATCCCGGTATTCAATGTGTGGACGGGGGATTATGGCTACCCATCGGTCTTACGGTGGATGTAGGAAGCTATCTGCAGGCTTATGCCCGATATCTATCGGAGAAAGGCATACCTATCCAGACTGGTATAGATGCGGAGATAGCTCAATCAGAACAAGGATGGAACATTTCTTTTGATAATACAACCATCCAGGCCCGAAATATCGTCTTTGCCATTGGCCCCGCTACGGCTCAGTCCAAATACTGGGACTGGCTTCCCCTTAACCTCATTAAAGGTCAGGTTGCCACCTTTTCTACCGGTGAAGAACCACTAAACTTTTCCCACTCCATCTCAAGCTTAGGATATATCGCCCGGATGGGGACTCGTAATACCTTTGTACAGGGAAGCACTTACGAACACGATTTCACTCATGTAAATCCGGATCAGGAAGGCGAAGAATACCTTCGGAAACGATTACGGCGCACCCTTCCGCAACTGGAAGAGAAGGTCAGTACTGTTGATCAGTGGGCGGGTGTTCGGACTTCCACGCCCAACTATAAACCCATCTTAGGGAGGCATCCACGGAATTCTACCATGCATGTATTCACCGGACTGGGCTCCAAAGGACTACTCCTCAGTAAATTTCTGGCTGATCACTATGTGGATCATCTGACCAATGGCACTGCGCTCTATCCGGAAATAAGCATAGAACGAGTGGAAGAGTAG
- the pncA gene encoding bifunctional nicotinamidase/pyrazinamidase, with protein sequence MKALLIVDVQNDFCPGGALEVPDGDQIIPVINALSDTFDVVIQTQDWHPKGHSSFASSHSGKEPFETIEMPYGNQVLWPDHCVQGSEGADFHPELETNRCQLIVRKGFRKEIDSYSAFYENDETTTTGLTGYLLEREIDTLYAVGLATDFCVKWSVIDGIKEGFDVFVVEDAVKGIDIEGSVNQAWEEMLDAGAEKVSSEALLS encoded by the coding sequence ATGAAAGCACTATTAATTGTTGACGTTCAAAATGATTTTTGTCCAGGAGGAGCACTGGAAGTACCCGATGGAGATCAGATCATACCTGTTATCAATGCTCTTTCTGATACTTTTGATGTTGTAATCCAAACGCAGGACTGGCACCCCAAGGGACATTCTTCTTTTGCTTCCTCCCACAGCGGCAAAGAACCTTTTGAAACGATAGAAATGCCCTATGGCAACCAGGTTCTATGGCCCGATCACTGCGTGCAAGGCTCTGAAGGAGCCGATTTTCATCCCGAACTGGAGACCAATCGCTGTCAGCTTATTGTCCGCAAGGGCTTTCGAAAAGAGATTGACTCTTATTCCGCCTTTTATGAAAACGACGAAACCACCACAACGGGACTTACGGGTTATCTTCTTGAGCGAGAGATTGACACTCTTTATGCCGTCGGACTCGCTACCGATTTTTGTGTGAAATGGTCTGTAATTGACGGGATCAAAGAGGGTTTTGATGTTTTTGTGGTAGAAGACGCTGTAAAAGGCATTGATATTGAAGGTTCGGTCAATCAGGCCTGGGAAGAAATGCTGGATGCCGGTGCAGAAAAAGTATCTTCCGAAGCATTGCTTTCATAA
- a CDS encoding Ig-like domain-containing protein: MIKNYIYFNTILCVILIAASCATPSSPTGGPRDEEGPSIIRTEPETGTTNFGERSITLHFSEFVERSSLTQAIVVEPDIGIDYELDWGRKSVEIEFSSAIPDSTTLIVTIDTELRDTNGNEMSSPYKVAVSTGDEIDEGKLFGRIVDARTGEGSEEGRLLLYREPIDLSAKADYVASPDTGGVFQFSYLSDGKYKVFWMADRNRNKIWDREQERAQPFQKEFVTLEKAAEDTIGTVFVTLSDTTRPVLQGVGLFSSQRMRMRFSENIEITNNSEINVTDSTGNVLLDANPLYIPPGEKYVLFAQAEEPLAESDTYSLSINGITDQSGNELTEISQTFSGSAQEDTTQQRIITRNNLSGYYPSDPVEVTYAKPIDEPEIRDSLKVVEGTEMHDSWPNVDIQLNMLRISPDSVWEDGVDYELRIWDPIIEDYRKLQPEVWYQSQMGQLNIIAEDSTLSDIRLRISNEEAGIQRDTVFSQQVEIEALPPLSYRVRAYHDVNNNGQWDYGSVEPFEEPEPYFIQGQVPVKEGFTGDLTISFQQ; encoded by the coding sequence TTGATAAAAAATTATATCTATTTCAACACAATTTTATGTGTAATACTCATTGCGGCAAGTTGTGCTACACCATCCTCACCAACCGGTGGGCCCCGCGACGAAGAAGGCCCCTCGATTATTCGAACTGAACCAGAAACAGGAACTACAAATTTTGGAGAGAGGAGTATCACGCTTCATTTTTCGGAATTTGTGGAACGCTCGTCACTGACTCAGGCTATAGTGGTGGAGCCTGATATTGGGATAGATTATGAATTGGATTGGGGGCGTAAATCGGTTGAAATAGAATTTAGCAGCGCCATTCCTGATTCCACCACGCTTATAGTAACTATTGATACTGAGCTCAGGGATACCAATGGCAACGAGATGTCTTCTCCGTATAAAGTTGCAGTATCAACCGGCGATGAAATTGATGAAGGAAAGCTCTTTGGACGTATTGTCGATGCCCGGACCGGGGAGGGCTCCGAAGAAGGTCGCTTGTTATTATATCGTGAACCCATTGATCTGAGCGCAAAGGCTGATTATGTAGCATCACCCGATACCGGGGGTGTTTTTCAGTTTTCATATCTCAGTGATGGCAAGTATAAGGTGTTTTGGATGGCTGATCGCAATCGTAATAAGATTTGGGATCGGGAACAGGAGCGGGCACAGCCTTTTCAGAAAGAGTTTGTAACGCTCGAAAAGGCGGCCGAAGATACCATCGGTACCGTCTTCGTTACTCTCTCGGATACGACCCGGCCTGTATTACAGGGGGTAGGATTATTCTCTTCGCAGCGTATGAGAATGCGCTTTAGTGAAAATATTGAAATCACTAATAATTCTGAGATCAATGTAACCGATTCTACCGGGAATGTACTTCTGGATGCGAATCCGCTTTACATCCCTCCGGGAGAAAAATATGTACTTTTTGCACAGGCAGAAGAACCTTTGGCTGAATCAGATACCTATTCGTTAAGTATTAATGGAATAACAGATCAGTCAGGGAATGAATTGACAGAAATATCGCAGACATTCAGTGGTTCAGCCCAGGAAGATACTACTCAGCAGCGGATTATTACCCGGAATAATTTATCGGGCTATTATCCATCGGATCCGGTGGAAGTAACCTATGCCAAACCGATTGATGAGCCGGAAATCAGAGATTCGCTGAAAGTGGTAGAAGGTACGGAGATGCATGATTCCTGGCCTAATGTAGATATACAACTCAACATGCTTCGGATCTCCCCCGACTCCGTATGGGAGGATGGTGTGGATTATGAGCTGAGAATTTGGGATCCTATTATTGAGGATTACAGGAAATTACAACCGGAGGTTTGGTACCAGTCCCAAATGGGCCAATTAAATATTATAGCTGAAGATTCAACCCTGTCGGATATCCGACTCAGGATATCAAATGAAGAAGCAGGTATTCAGCGGGATACCGTTTTCAGCCAGCAGGTTGAAATAGAAGCACTTCCGCCGCTTAGCTATCGGGTACGAGCATATCATGATGTGAATAATAATGGCCAGTGGGATTATGGAAGCGTTGAGCCTTTTGAGGAACCGGAACCCTATTTTATTCAGGGTCAGGTACCTGTCAAAGAAGGATTTACAGGCGATTTGACGATCTCATTCCAACAGTAG